The Candidatus Scalindua japonica genome includes a region encoding these proteins:
- the acsB gene encoding acetyl-CoA decarbonylase/synthase complex subunit alpha/beta — protein sequence MSRIIATAAIRGAHSIVKQAEEKLREAIESKGKDAKVDFPDTGYYLPIIYSATAFEVKTLGDCEEALGHARALLPPIPEEKIYLPYLGWALDAGIATLFAEEVIEACKYLIGPNPVDGIWLGAAADVILRERGIEFVDGTAPGFAAVVGAAPTNKIAVQIATELQEKNLYVFISGNTDGKSFAEQLDEEGVQLGWETRLVPFGKNITSTIYSLGFANKAALSFGGIKPADFTRNLIYNKNRIFAFVMALGEVDDEKYANAAGAINYGFPTIADTDIPEILPTGVCTYEHVVPLITHDKIVEKCIEVRGLKVAAAKVDIPVSYGPAFEGERIRKDDMQIEVGGPGTPAFEYVVMRDNNEIEDGKIEVVGPEMDEMEIGPGKPLGVYVEVSGRKMQPDFEPIFERRTHHFLGEAQGFFHMGQRDIIRHRISKDAFNKGFRIKHLGNIIHSKYHEEYGALLDKVQVTLYTSKEEVEKKLDEVKSAFTERDERALGMTDASVNQFYSCTLCQSFAPSHVCIISPERSGLCGAVSWLDGKAGYEITPTGPNQPIEKGKTIDEKLGLWEGTNEFLFNASNKEFEQVSMYSMVTNPMTSCGCFECISAMLPMTNGIMTVDRDYTGMTPCGMKFSTLAGTVGGGIQTPGFVGHSKFYMGSSKFISGDGGLARLVWMPKHLKDELTDALTEAANEAGLEDFINKIADETIAQTEEEVLEHLQKVKHPVLGLDPMF from the coding sequence ATGTCTAGAATAATAGCTACCGCTGCGATAAGGGGTGCTCACAGTATAGTAAAACAGGCAGAAGAAAAATTAAGAGAAGCGATAGAATCAAAGGGTAAAGACGCCAAGGTAGATTTTCCTGATACAGGTTATTATCTGCCTATAATCTACTCTGCTACAGCCTTTGAAGTGAAAACACTCGGAGATTGTGAAGAGGCGCTTGGACACGCAAGGGCTTTACTTCCTCCAATACCGGAGGAAAAAATATACCTTCCCTATCTTGGTTGGGCTCTTGATGCAGGCATTGCTACCCTTTTTGCAGAAGAGGTAATAGAGGCATGTAAATACCTTATCGGCCCAAACCCTGTTGACGGCATATGGTTGGGAGCCGCTGCGGATGTTATTTTGCGTGAGAGAGGTATAGAGTTTGTTGACGGGACTGCACCGGGGTTTGCGGCTGTTGTCGGCGCAGCACCAACAAACAAAATTGCTGTTCAGATTGCAACCGAACTGCAGGAAAAGAACTTGTATGTTTTTATCTCAGGCAACACTGATGGAAAATCATTTGCTGAGCAGCTTGATGAAGAGGGAGTACAACTCGGATGGGAAACGAGGCTGGTACCTTTCGGAAAAAACATTACATCAACTATCTATTCACTCGGGTTTGCCAACAAAGCAGCTCTATCCTTTGGAGGAATTAAACCTGCAGATTTCACAAGGAATCTGATATACAACAAAAACAGGATATTTGCTTTTGTGATGGCATTGGGAGAAGTCGATGATGAAAAGTATGCCAATGCTGCCGGTGCTATTAACTACGGCTTCCCTACGATCGCTGACACTGACATTCCTGAAATATTACCCACAGGTGTATGTACATACGAGCATGTTGTGCCACTTATAACTCATGACAAAATTGTGGAAAAATGTATTGAAGTAAGAGGCTTGAAAGTTGCTGCCGCAAAGGTTGATATTCCTGTATCATATGGCCCCGCTTTTGAGGGTGAGAGAATTAGAAAAGACGACATGCAGATTGAGGTGGGCGGACCCGGTACACCAGCATTTGAGTATGTCGTAATGAGGGATAACAATGAAATTGAAGATGGCAAGATAGAGGTAGTTGGTCCTGAAATGGACGAAATGGAAATAGGACCAGGCAAACCGTTAGGCGTATATGTAGAAGTATCTGGCCGTAAAATGCAACCTGACTTTGAACCAATTTTTGAACGAAGAACACATCACTTTCTTGGTGAAGCACAGGGATTCTTCCATATGGGGCAGAGAGATATAATCAGACACAGGATAAGCAAGGATGCATTCAATAAAGGGTTTAGAATAAAGCACTTAGGCAATATAATACATTCGAAATATCATGAGGAATATGGTGCCCTCTTAGACAAAGTACAAGTTACTTTGTATACAAGTAAAGAAGAAGTCGAGAAGAAATTAGACGAAGTAAAGAGTGCGTTTACCGAGCGCGATGAAAGAGCTCTGGGGATGACAGACGCGTCGGTAAATCAATTTTACAGCTGTACTCTTTGCCAGAGTTTTGCACCAAGCCACGTTTGCATAATATCACCTGAACGTTCAGGTTTGTGCGGAGCTGTCAGCTGGCTTGATGGCAAGGCCGGGTATGAGATAACTCCTACAGGCCCGAACCAGCCCATTGAAAAAGGCAAAACTATTGATGAAAAGCTTGGACTGTGGGAAGGAACAAATGAATTCTTATTTAACGCTTCCAACAAAGAGTTTGAACAGGTAAGTATGTACAGTATGGTCACTAATCCAATGACAAGCTGCGGTTGTTTTGAATGCATCTCCGCAATGCTGCCGATGACGAATGGAATTATGACTGTCGACAGAGACTATACAGGCATGACACCATGTGGTATGAAATTTTCTACCCTTGCGGGAACAGTAGGCGGTGGAATACAAACTCCAGGCTTTGTGGGCCATAGCAAGTTCTACATGGGTAGCAGCAAATTTATATCCGGAGATGGTGGTCTTGCCAGGCTTGTCTGGATGCCAAAACACCTTAAAGATGAACTGACTGATGCACTCACAGAAGCAGCAAATGAGGCAGGTTTGGAAGATTTCATTAATAAAATTGCAGATGAAACAATAGCCCAGACAGAGGAGGAAGTTCTAGAACACCTGCAAAAGGTCAAACATCCTGTTCTTGGGTTGGATCCAATGTTTTAA
- a CDS encoding ATP-dependent Clp protease proteolytic subunit: MNNINLREKDDKDDKKSDPFGEKLLKSRIVMITDEVNKKMAQSVIAQLLLLEQDDPEKEIKVFINSPGGDADAGFAIYDMMKFVKPKIINICAGVVASAAALILLGTEKENRVSLPNSRILIHQPSTGVHGTASDIQIEASEILKCREKINRMIADETSQDFEKVENDTKRNYWMSADEAVSYGLISKIIKNNGDL, encoded by the coding sequence ATGAATAATATAAACTTACGAGAGAAAGACGATAAAGACGATAAGAAGTCTGATCCATTTGGTGAAAAGCTTTTAAAGAGCCGGATTGTTATGATTACGGACGAAGTTAATAAGAAAATGGCTCAGAGTGTAATAGCGCAACTTCTTCTGTTGGAACAAGATGATCCGGAGAAAGAAATTAAAGTGTTCATTAATTCACCAGGTGGTGATGCGGATGCCGGATTTGCGATATACGACATGATGAAATTTGTTAAACCTAAGATCATTAATATCTGCGCTGGCGTTGTTGCAAGTGCTGCCGCATTAATACTTCTTGGTACGGAAAAGGAAAACAGAGTCAGCCTTCCAAACTCCAGGATACTTATCCACCAACCATCTACCGGAGTACATGGCACGGCTTCAGACATCCAGATTGAAGCAAGCGAAATTTTAAAATGCCGTGAAAAAATCAACAGAATGATAGCTGATGAAACAAGCCAGGATTTTGAAAAGGTAGAAAACGACACAAAAAGAAACTACTGGATGTCTGCTGATGAAGCGGTAAGTTATGGTTTGATCAGCAAGATAATCAAAAATAACGGCGATTTATAA
- the acsC gene encoding acetyl-CoA decarbonylase/synthase complex subunit gamma, with protein sequence MALTGLEIFKLLPKTNCKKCGRATCLAFAMQLAQKKAELKDCPDVSEEAKGILGAASAPPIKLVSIGAGDKQISVGEENVLFRHDEKFYNPTGVAVTLSDDLDDDAFSEKLNKINNLKFTRVGTEIEIDLVALLNNSGDGTRFAERAKQVSENTHLSIILESKSPENMKSAVETCSDKKPLICGANADNWEAMANIAKDKGCPMTVSASTLEELADLAEKIKGIGVTDIVLNQVSESTKDILQGLTIIRRAALKKAFRQLGYPALTYMPSYEPAQEIASASVFIAKYAGIVVVNAFEPWQIMPLLTVRQNIYTDPQKPVQVEPKLYEVGQVNENSPVLFTTNFSLTYYTVEGEVEASRIPAYILAVGTEGTSVLTAYSGDKLNEDVIAKAMSDANIEEKVKHKKLIVPGLVAILSAKIQEKTKWEALVGPKEASGLPTYLKSTWN encoded by the coding sequence ATGGCACTGACAGGTCTTGAGATATTTAAACTTCTCCCAAAAACAAATTGTAAAAAATGTGGAAGAGCAACATGCTTGGCGTTTGCAATGCAACTTGCGCAAAAGAAGGCCGAATTGAAAGATTGCCCTGACGTAAGCGAGGAGGCGAAAGGTATTCTTGGAGCTGCATCGGCCCCACCAATAAAACTGGTATCTATTGGAGCGGGTGATAAACAGATTAGCGTTGGCGAAGAAAACGTTCTCTTCAGACATGACGAGAAATTCTATAATCCGACCGGAGTTGCCGTAACATTAAGTGACGATCTTGATGATGACGCATTTAGTGAAAAATTAAATAAAATTAATAATCTTAAATTTACGCGCGTTGGAACTGAGATAGAAATTGATCTTGTTGCCCTACTTAATAATAGCGGCGATGGAACCAGGTTTGCGGAGAGAGCTAAACAAGTCAGCGAAAATACTCACTTATCCATTATCCTGGAGAGTAAGTCACCAGAAAATATGAAATCTGCTGTAGAAACCTGTTCAGACAAGAAACCTTTAATATGTGGTGCCAATGCTGACAACTGGGAAGCCATGGCAAATATTGCTAAAGACAAAGGCTGCCCAATGACTGTGAGCGCTTCAACTTTGGAAGAATTGGCAGATCTGGCAGAAAAAATAAAAGGTATAGGAGTTACAGACATAGTTTTAAATCAGGTTTCTGAAAGTACAAAAGATATCTTACAGGGGCTCACCATAATCAGAAGAGCCGCTTTAAAGAAGGCATTTCGCCAATTGGGTTATCCGGCATTAACATATATGCCAAGCTACGAACCGGCCCAGGAAATTGCCAGTGCTAGTGTTTTCATAGCAAAGTATGCCGGAATAGTAGTTGTTAATGCATTTGAGCCATGGCAGATCATGCCATTATTGACAGTACGCCAGAACATTTATACCGATCCTCAAAAACCTGTACAGGTAGAGCCTAAACTTTACGAAGTTGGCCAGGTTAATGAAAATTCACCTGTTCTCTTTACTACTAACTTCTCACTGACTTACTACACAGTTGAAGGAGAAGTTGAGGCAAGCCGTATACCGGCATATATTCTTGCTGTCGGAACTGAAGGTACATCTGTTCTCACTGCATATTCAGGTGACAAACTTAATGAAGATGTTATAGCAAAGGCTATGTCAGACGCAAACATAGAGGAGAAAGTAAAACATAAAAAACTCATAGTTCCAGGCCTTGTTGCAATATTATCGGCAAAAATCCAGGAGAAAACAAAATGGGAAGCTCTTGTTGGCCCTAAGGAAGCTTCAGGATTACCAACTTACCTTAAGAGTACCTGGAACTAG
- a CDS encoding ASKHA domain-containing protein, which translates to MSENSNIFKVHFLPNDTHVEVNDNCTVLDAAHKANIYINSICGGDGICGKCKVILSTGTIDAPPTKLLSGEETEKNYILACEASVTSDLQILVPKETRLEGKKILLDQNEQHYMTWKAILEQARFKHDALVKKICLKLQPPTMDDSVADHERLYQAIMMDQNVELNVMQTGYRILKKLPEVLRENDWTVTVTLGHRGKVLEIIDVQPGDTSKINFGVAIDVGTTTVVACLLDLQTSKVVDSEAVYNTQMKYGEDYIQRIIYAIQNDALEEMQRSIVTDINKLISTLVKRNDIELEYITSVVCAGNTAMHHFLLGLDPERIRKEPYIPSANFIPPIRAIQLGIDINSRGLLYTLPSVAAYVGADITSGAAAIRLDREELPTLLIDIGTNGEVVLGNKEWMVCCSASAGPAFEGSGIKHGMRAAKGAIEIMHITKEFEVSYSTIGNVPPRGICGSGLLDCIAEMLRSGIIDRSGKFQKGIKTDKLREKDDEYEFVLVNRDETAIDNDIVISQADIANLIRSKGAIYAAVSLLIESMGLTIGDVHCVYMAGGFGNYLNVRNAITIGMLPDMPASRIKFVGNTSLTGAKMALLSEDAFETVQNIASQMTYFDLMGNQKYMEEFMSANFLPHTNLDEFPSVQEELAGNNT; encoded by the coding sequence ATGTCAGAAAACAGTAATATATTTAAAGTACATTTCCTGCCTAACGATACGCATGTAGAGGTCAATGATAACTGCACTGTTCTTGACGCTGCCCATAAGGCTAATATTTACATTAACAGCATATGCGGAGGTGACGGCATATGCGGTAAGTGTAAGGTTATCCTTTCCACCGGTACCATAGACGCACCGCCTACAAAGCTTCTCAGTGGTGAAGAAACGGAAAAGAATTATATTCTTGCCTGTGAAGCAAGCGTAACAAGCGATCTACAAATCCTCGTCCCTAAAGAAACAAGACTTGAGGGGAAAAAGATCCTTTTAGACCAGAATGAACAGCATTATATGACATGGAAGGCAATACTTGAACAGGCAAGGTTCAAACATGATGCCCTGGTAAAAAAAATATGTCTAAAACTACAACCCCCAACAATGGATGACAGTGTTGCTGACCATGAACGGCTTTACCAGGCAATCATGATGGACCAGAACGTTGAACTGAATGTTATGCAAACCGGTTATCGTATCCTGAAAAAGCTACCGGAAGTTCTCAGAGAAAATGATTGGACGGTCACTGTTACACTGGGACATCGAGGTAAAGTTTTGGAAATTATAGACGTTCAACCTGGAGACACCAGTAAAATTAACTTTGGTGTCGCAATTGATGTAGGAACAACTACGGTAGTTGCATGTCTGCTTGACCTGCAAACTTCTAAGGTTGTTGACTCAGAAGCCGTATATAATACACAGATGAAGTATGGAGAGGACTATATTCAGCGAATAATTTATGCAATACAAAATGACGCGCTTGAAGAGATGCAAAGATCTATTGTAACAGACATTAATAAACTTATTTCAACATTAGTAAAGCGAAATGATATTGAACTGGAATATATAACATCAGTTGTATGTGCCGGAAATACAGCAATGCACCACTTCCTGTTAGGTCTTGACCCTGAACGTATCAGGAAGGAGCCTTATATACCTTCTGCCAACTTTATACCGCCTATACGGGCCATTCAGCTGGGAATTGACATCAATAGCCGTGGACTCCTCTATACCCTTCCAAGTGTCGCAGCCTACGTAGGTGCGGATATAACTTCAGGAGCTGCCGCTATCAGGCTGGACAGAGAGGAATTGCCTACTCTCTTAATTGACATTGGGACTAATGGTGAAGTAGTACTTGGAAATAAAGAGTGGATGGTATGTTGTTCTGCTTCTGCGGGACCTGCTTTTGAAGGAAGTGGCATAAAACATGGTATGAGGGCCGCAAAAGGAGCCATAGAGATAATGCATATCACAAAAGAGTTTGAAGTAAGCTACTCAACTATTGGAAATGTTCCTCCAAGAGGAATATGTGGATCTGGCCTGCTGGACTGTATTGCAGAAATGTTAAGAAGCGGAATTATTGACAGGTCCGGTAAGTTTCAAAAAGGGATAAAAACAGATAAGTTAAGAGAGAAAGATGATGAATACGAATTTGTATTAGTCAACAGGGATGAAACAGCCATTGATAATGATATAGTGATATCACAGGCTGATATTGCAAACCTGATTCGTTCAAAGGGTGCTATCTATGCCGCAGTATCACTATTGATTGAGTCTATGGGTTTAACTATAGGTGATGTGCATTGTGTTTATATGGCTGGTGGGTTTGGAAATTATCTTAATGTGAGAAATGCCATAACAATTGGTATGCTGCCGGATATGCCGGCATCACGTATAAAATTTGTCGGCAATACATCTTTAACAGGCGCGAAGATGGCACTATTGTCAGAAGACGCATTTGAAACTGTACAGAATATTGCTTCACAGATGACATATTTCGATCTTATGGGAAATCAAAAGTATATGGAAGAATTTATGTCTGCAAATTTTCTTCCACATACCAACCTTGACGAATTTCCTTCTGTACAGGAAGAATTAGCAGGAAATAATACATAA